The genomic region gcagcagcagaaggacTGCCGATAGACAGCAGCAGGCCAGTGAGGGGCCACAGGGAAACTCGTCAGCCACAGACCGATCTTTCCTTATTATCTCCACGACTGCTGCTGTGAGCAGACAGGAGCTGGAGCTGTTCAAACTGCGCCAATTATCTGAGAAGGACGGATGCGATGCTTTGTGGCCGTGTGTGTACCAAGCAACATGTCACATTAAAACGAAAAGGCTGACTGAAACATAGTCGAAAATCGGTTGTAGTTAAAAGGACATGCTCTCTGCTCTTTACGTAACCCCTTTTTGCGTAAATTAGCACTTGATGTCGCGTGGAGCTGGATTATTTTGGCGAGGATATAGCTCCGGTGCTCTCCATCCTCCCTGCTTCCGTTGTTGTCCTCAGCAGCAGCGGGCTCACAGACTCATTCAGACGGAGAATCTGAATGCAGGAGCATTGTAAACAGTCGAGGAGCTGTCTTAATGAAAGCCTGCATCGCTGAATCCCGCTCAAAGGTAGGAGTCTCCCTCCggttctctctccatctctacGCTCACGTTTCCATGATGTGCGCGTTTGTTTTCGGGCAGATTGGTGCAATGCATCGTTAGCACAGCTCTTCCTCATATGGACAGGGACATTTCAAAACATGACATAACTGAACATTTGCACGATTTCATATTTGGATTTGATTCATGTACTTGTTGGACTTTGGGTTTTAGTGTACAGTAATATTTTCATTATGCCTCTgaatgaaaaagagagggacaaagaggaggaaatggGGAGAGCAAAAAATTAAATGCATGTCCCCCAGAGTGTGACTGCACATGGGTTAGCGTGTGTACCGAGAGAGTGTTAGTTTTAAAGGAAGACGTGCACTGAGCAGAGCAGCATTAGAGATATTTTACTTAATACAGTATATGCATGAGGAAGCTGTGAGCAAAACATAATTATAGTGTTTACTGTTCGTGTTGACTCTGGGCAGTAAGAACGGTTCAATTTGCACACTATGATTATGACTTGGCTTATCGAGCAAATGGAGAAGATGCACACAGACATGCTGTGTATACACGTGAGGCTGTGGCTGCATGCTTCCTTATTTGCATATGAAGCTTTTACTTGCAAAATAAGATACGCTTGTGAAATGTGATCTATTTCTAGAGTCTAAAGTAGCAGTTACAAAAAGAACTACAGCATTAAAATACTAGTTAAAACAATGACTGTTTTTCTATTTACTAACATGTAAAAAATATCCTTGTAAGAAATATAATTAATGTATGTGTCATACTCATATTTATAACTGCATTTACAGAAATTAATGAtgtaaaaatattcaaaagCATTTGAAATATCAGTTATCTTGTGGTTGCCAGTGTGGGAGGGACAGTAGATTCACGTGTTTTGAAATGTGGTGGTGGTAAGCTGGCACTTTCATTCACAGTATTTTTTGTTGGGGTTTTAGtactatccctttaagacatgaatatgcagaagtatgtttatctgtttattttcaaatctatctatctatctatctatctatctatctatctatctatctatctatctatctatctgtaaatatataaatttcTTTTCATTGTCTTTGTTTCAGCTTTTCATCAGTGATGCCTGGGAATCCTGCAGCTGCTCTCCCATGCTGTTCTTTGAGAAAGGGATCGTAGTAAACCTCTCTGGGATTTAGAACAACTACTAGCATGTTGCAGCCCTCCACCAGAGCAGGTGACAACCTGTTGGAAGCAATACCTCACTGGAGTAAGCTTCAGAGATGGGCCCTCGCCTTCTCCCTCTGCATGGCTCTTCTCTGGCTCCCAGGGACAGCAGGATCCCCCCTGGGCTACCAAAAGACCTGCATCTGTGCCTCCAACATAGTGAGCTGCTCCAAGATGAATTTGAGCAGTGTCCCGACAGGTCTGCCACTCTACATGGCTGTGCTGGATGTCAGCTACAATAACATACAGCTGTTGAGATCTGAGTGGACCCCAAACAGCCTCCCAAAGCTCCATAACCTCCTGCTCAGCCATAATGGTCTCCATTTTCTGTCTTCGGAGGCGTTTGTATATGTGAAGTTCCTTCGCTACTTGGATCTGTCCTCAAACAACCTGACGCTTCTTGATGAATTTATCTTTGAGCCTTTGGTAAACCTTGAGGTCCTTCTGCTCTACAATAACCACATTTCCCAGATTGATCGCTCTGCTTTTGTAACCATGATCAACCTTCAGAAACTCTACCTAAGTCAGAACCAAATCTCCCGTTTCCCTCTAGAGCTGGTCAAAGAAAGATCCCGCCTGGAGAAACTTAGCCTCCTGGATGTGTCCTCCAACAAGATCAAGCTTCTACCCGTCGACGAGTTCCAGGTGCTGCCTGCCTGGATTAAAAACGGCCTCTACTTCCACGATAACCCCCTGCTGTGTCACTGTGACCTCTACACGCTCTTAGCCCATTGGTACATTCGAAAGTTCAACTCTGCATTGGACTTCAAAGACAACTACACATGCATTCTGCCCGGCCCACAAAAAATTACAGAGCGTGTTTTTGATCTAAGCGGCGAAAGCATGAACTGCAGCACGTTCAAGGAGAATGATGTAGAGGCTTTTCTGGAGCAACGGCTAATTCTTTACTGTGACACCAAACACAGGAAGATGTCAAAGACCTGGATGATGCCTGGCAATGTAATAGTGATGTCTGGGAGCAACCAGACAGCCAAAGTAACGAAAGAGGGGAATCTGCAGATTAATCCAGTGAGAGTAGAGGACTCTGGCACCTACACCTGCACTGCTATGAGTGAGGCCTTAAACGAGACCATCTACGTGGTGCTGAAGGTTCATAATATTACAATGCATGGGAATGGGGAGACCCTAAACACAGCGTACACCACATTAGTGGGCTGCCTGGTTAGTGTAGTGCTGGTGCTAGTGTACCTTTACATGACACCATGCCGCTGCTTCTGCTGCCCCAACAAAGGTAAAAACAGGGGTGAGGACAGCATCCACTCCTCCATGCTCAGCGTGACACCCACCCACGAGGACCCGGAGCTCAAGGCGGAGCTGAACCGGCACGTAGCGTTCATAGACTCAAAAGACCTACAGAGCCAGAACGGTAAGCTGAACCCAAATGGGGAGGAGGATGACGATGATGGAGATGACATGGATGCAGAGGCTGGTTCTCTTATGAaggggaagaggaagaagtcAGTAGCAGAGTCCATCAGCTCAGTCTTCTCAGACACCCCGATGGTGGCCTGAGAAAAGACAGGCAGAGACGATGGGTGTGACTGGATGTGAACAATACAACATGGACCATGTTTGGTTCATGTAGCCTGTGACTATGACtaaactgaaagaaaagaaggaaggatttTCATCTCTCTTTGCTGACAAGTGAAAATAAGGATCTCAAAGggaataaaataacaaactatGATGTTGTCTAAAATGACAACAAGCAAGACTTTTCCAGCATATTAATGTGTAGCACTTATCATTAATACTGTGAAGGAATGGCAGAGGACAGGAAAAGTGGTAACTACTGTAGTTTAACAAAGTAAAATGTAGATGACGTATTGTTAATATCAGCACTCAGGAAGTGATAAACAAACTGTTGAAGTGTGGAGAAATACATATGATAATAATGCACAGGTTTTAagtagatttaaaaataattattgaaaCCATGGCTGGCtcataattgtatttatattacaaTGACTAGATTAGACTGCATCTTACAACATTAGAACATAGATACTGAATTCCTCCTCAATCAAGGACTCAGACTTAGACAGCATGGCATTGACATGCTGCAAACACATCCTTACATCAAGCTTGAGTTGTCtattaaaaacagcatgtcacaaATCCACATTATGTGTTCCCGGGTTAGTTCCGTCTGACTGCTTAGCTGGTTCTTAGTTACACTGAAATATAATTTTTCAGGCTGATTGTTACTCAGATTTAAAGAGGTagctgtattttaaaataaaaacatggacagtACAACAGCTCCCCCAGAGTGAAGGTGGAactttagagctccccctggtgacttgCTGCGGTATTGTAGTTTCATAAAGCCCACCTCCTCAATTTTAACAGATGGAAAATCTGAcaaaatagaaaattaaaatacatgtccaaTACATTTTGCTCAAATATACATTCAGTCATAGCAGTTAGCTCTGTCCATGCAGATATGCGTATCACTTTTTCCAAAGAGTTTAGCTTTAATCAgttatttaatgtttgaaagagTAAATGTGTCATCAttattgacagctctgttgacaaatacaGGCTCCTGCTGCATTATTTACCAGATTAGGAGAGTAGAGAAGGAACTGCcggagaaaacaaacacaagagttaTTACATTTTCCATAGTCATGAGAATCTGCAAATCAACAGACAAAAATCAGTTTTTCTGTGGACTGGACTGACCTGAGGTATCTCTGACGTGTTATCAGTAAGtctaatgtgtgttttggttagcagatGGGGATGTGACGTCAGTCCcacagctccaccagccagGCTGCTTCTgcgcatgccttggctccaaaatacATCAAGAGTGCTACATGTCAACGTGTATTTAGGGGGTATGTTGGCCTCACTTTTTacaatcagaggagagagagagattcatgCATAAAAATATATAGTCAATAGTATTCCCATGGATATATAAGGGTGATATTTTTCTTACCCTCAATTTAAATATAGATGAGAAGAACAATAGTTAATCAGCTAAAAATCAGTCATTGTGTATCAAAGTAGTTTAACTGCTAGAGCCTTCCTCAAGCACTAAAGATATCTGTGTTGTCCTGACAGATGATGCACATATTGTCTAGCTTTAATATACAGATAGATACTAATGTCCTCACTAAATAAAATGGACTTGGTGTGTTGTAAAATGCCCCTTGCCCAAGAGTTTGAATTATTTCAGTCAAATTGGAGCATCATTAGCAGGAAGTTCAACAATAAGCTAGCACCAATGACtgctttaacttttatttatctttcctAGATTCAAAATAAGCACCTGGCATAAAATCTGCCAACAATTTTGATAcattaacaacaaaaaacatgaaccTATAGGTATTCCTAGGTTGTGTAAAGTTTAAAATCCTTGTGGTCAAATTGTAGTGTTAATAGCAAGAGGTAAATACCAAGCTAATGCTAAGTAATAGAGCTGTCATAATATCAGACCTGCAGGGGAAATAATGTTGAGTATTGTTCGAATGGAGAGCGCTGATGTTAGTTAGTCCTGCCGCTGTCTTTAGAGTCATTGCTGAATAATTGCAGATTCAATTTCAGATACAGGATGCCTCCTTTGCTGTGCACATTTCACTAACAAGGTTTTGAACAGAAGACTGTGTTTCTGCTCCAACAAGCAGAGATTTAATTGAACTGTGTGGTGTTAAACAACAAGGCTAGGTTGACATAAATGCTAATTGGATTTTTTTGATGGGTTGCAgcttccctctgtgtctctgtgaggaAAGGTGTGTTATCACAGCCACACAATGCCATTCTCTTTGTACACAAACAACCTTGATTCAACCCAGATAGgtctgctttgtttgtgttcctCAGTCATTATGTGCCTGTCCTTATGAAGTTCAAAAGCAATCATTCAGCCAGGCCATGAATGTGATGCCCTTTAAATTGTCTGACATTTGTCTATGAGGGATACGCCTACAGCTTTTTATTGTACAATAGCTTTCCCACTAATACAGGTGGCTGGAAAGTAGAATGTGAAAATTTGGAAATGATAATGTTAGTTAACGTGCTTCTTAGTTTTCTAGAAAAGCACTTCTCAGTACCTAGAAAAATCAATAGTTGTCTAAAGATATATAAATTCTAAGTTTAATGTCCGTAGAGTTCTCAGACAATATGATGTACACCTTTCAGAGCGCAATGTGGTTTTTGAAATGTAATGTTATATTCATAGTTGTGGTGTGCACAACAGCATCTCTTGTGTGGGTGAAAAGAGGAAGTCACACTTATCAGAGAGGTTGGTGTGTGAATCATCCCATCCCTCACACATAGGAATACCAGGTGGAGAAAGAGAGCACAGCAAAAAATACCACAACATGCacttaaatgaagccacattcaGCACTACCCCAGACTggctgcagttggtaggaatctGGTCTATTTTCATGGGATCCAGGCTCCAGGTTTTGCCCTATGGAATTGGTTTATACAAGCTGTTTCTCACTTTTTCATTCTGAGATCAATCTAAAACTCCTCTGATTTCACAGCCTGGCAACTCAAAGCCCCATGAGAAGCTACTGAATGCCATTAACCAAATATGAGACAGCTAAAAAGTCAGATCAAACACAGGTGTTAGGGGTGTGAGAGAGCACACATTGTACCGCCTGATTATCAAGGAatattatgtttgtttatgaaGTCAGCCCGTATCAATAAAGTTAAATCTGCTGTGACTAATAGGGGGTCTTCTTCTGGTTGTGTCTGAAAATACAAGTTTCAGTGctgttcaaagaaaaataaatgctttGGGTCCTGACGTAGAGGATAAGCAAAGCATTGTTCTGTCCAAAGCAAATCTGCCTTcctatatatatctatatatacagtatatatatatgtattaagACTCACTTTTCTGTGTTCAGTATTGATTAGTTGTGTTCGGCTATGTTCTACCAGTGTACTGACTGTATTCTTGTATAATCTAAAATGTTGTTGATCATTTTGAATTTTGTCTGCAGCTGTGCTACTGTTAGCTGTTTCCAACTTTTAGTCTTGacataaatgtttattttttaagcagGTTGGGGTTTAGTTTTCTATTGAAATCGGATGTATTTCACACTTGATTCTGCTACAGAGTTAAGTTCAACAAAAGAATAACTACATATACGTATATTAAGATGTTTGAAAGAAAACTGCATGGGAACACTACCAGTTTTGGAGCTTGATGGGTCTTGATGGGCAGTGAGTATGTAGCCTGCAGTTACTTTCAGTCAGTATTTGACTTTGCTTATTAAGCCATAAAGAATTCAGGAGAAAAGACATCAATTGAGGTTATTAGGTTGTTGGCTATGGGTGAGTTTCACAATGAATAATTAACAACAATTAAAGCAACAGTTTTCTGTTTATAAAAGGCTGGAGGGTATTTTTACAAAAGCAAATACAACACAGTAAAAGCAAGAGCTGTTGATAGCCACGATTGAAATCCTGGAACACGACAGGGCTTTGAAAAGATCTGAAAACAGAGGGTAATTTAATCTCAGGAGTTATGACAGTTGTAGGTTTTAAAGTGATATAAAAACTTCATACTTGCATTTTCAAGCAACATCAATAAGACAAAACCTCTGGTTTTTAGATCTGTGCAGTTCACAGGCTCTTTGCTATTTGCAGTAATGGATCATTAACTGTTGTCTTAATGATCAGTTCAGGGAAGGGAGTGGTGTATCACTGCCGGCAAACATCTTTCTCCATTTGTCTCACTATGAAGTAGCAAATTACAGGAAAACATCCTTGAGGCGGCGGGGCTAAAGGCCCTCCACACATGAGAGCTTTTATCTGCATTAAAAGCTCAGAGTTTATTGACCACTGCTCTGGAGAGGAGCTGGTTGGTCATATTGCCATAACCTCTGAACGGTCTTGCAGCTAAAGTGGAATGGCTTTGCATGGTATGCTATAGAGCTTCTCAGACTGCAGGAGAGGTGACACCCTGTAAGCATTAAAGGTTAAGAACACTGATTTATCATGTGACTAAATAAAGATCAAGATTTACACTTTGGGCTGTCTTCattatttctgctgtcttttattttaagaaatcatCTGTGATAGTGAAATACTTCATAAACGTTTTGACTAATATCTAATGAACTGTGCAAAGGACATTTgctaaagtcattttgactaaTACAAGCAGATAATATAGTAAATAAAGTGGAATATTCAGGACAAAAGCATGTTTCTTTGATTAGTAAcagactgcagtttttatcaagGACCCTTATGTCAAGTCTGATGTACACTGATTTAAAATCACATATCAACTTCCTATTAGTAATAATTATCACTTCCTGGCACAGCCTTGAAATATCTGTGTTGATTCACAATAACTGTCACTTGACCATAATACAACTGAATAAATGGGTTTTGTGCTTGTATAACAGGATAGAGATGGTTGAAGGTCCTCAACATGGGCTTATTTTTGGAGAAGAGCATCTTGATGTTTTAGCATCATCTAGTGGTCAAATTAACTAATGTACTACTGCagttaactcaactcaactcaaactttatttatagagcaagTTTAAAACATCCGGacgttgaccaaagtgctgtacagatcaaaagcagcacaaataacaaacataacatacaatacaatactaaaatacatgcaaatatgtaataaaataagatagaataaaataaattcaaatttatttaagattatgccagatgtccactcaaccttgattaaaagccagggagaagaggtgacacttaagacaggatttaaaaacctcaattgaTCCCGCAGAGAGGATATGTTGGGGCAGGTTGTCCCAGAGCCGCGGGGCCGCCGCcacaaaggctcggtcaccttTGGTTTTAAGCCTCGTTTTGggagtgttacaatgttacaatgttacaatgttacaatgtcatttagcagacgcttttatccaaagtgacttACATACGAAAACaagtacaacacaagcaaagatctagacaagaggaaacaagatcagtaagagtaacacaGTGCTttaagtcaatttgggtgcaggtactgccaagcagagtaaaggcaatgcacacaagtaagtaaggaatttctttttttttttttttataaaataaggaacatctacaatgaagcaaccaaacaatttaataccttccattatcatcatcaactattaacatcaccacaataatgactaAAGTAcaaagtgctgggtcactccagagctgaacacagattcccagagtagagcaggacagtgcgagtcaactgtagctggtagacatgatctgccatgtgggacaacagtggagaacagtctagctaagtgcatagtgcttcctaaagagctgggtctttagctgtcttttgaaagtagagagggaccctgcagatcgaatggagttggacaattcattccaccatttaggggcaacagaagagaagaggaccAACAACGACTGACTCAACGATCTCagtgttctgaaaaaaaaaactgtctttaaCAAGTGAGCTTACCTGTTGATCAAATTACAGCCTGTCATCAAATATTACACCAAGATTCTTGACTGAAGACCGGATGTTTGGTGTAAGGGGGCCCAGAAAACCAGCTGGAAACATGACTGGACCACATCCAAACATTATGACTTCtgtcttattttcatttaagtGCAGAAAGTTTGCAGCCATCCAGGACTTAATGACGTTCTGGCAGTCTAGCAATATTCTGACAGCTTCATTGGATCTTGAGGTTAAAGGTAGGTAGATCTGGACATCATCAGCAGAACAGTGAAAGGAAATGTTAAACGTTGACATTCACATTTGTTATTAATCATTGAGGCATTAGTAACCATATGACTTGATAGTGTGTAGTTTCAATCTGAGAAAACTAAAAGGCTTTCAAGTCAACCCTTTTCATGTTGATATCAGGTAAAGAGGTGATGAGTAGTCGCATCAAAACTGCATTTCTGTAGTCCTTTTTGTTTAACAGTAAAATAACAGAAGACACCGGGCTAAATGGATTCAAACCTTTTTTATTAACTCTCCATGAAATTGCTCAATTTTAGCAGCACAATAAAAAGAGTGaggtatgtttttattttatacacaggttttaaactgaaacatttaTTCATGTAGAAAAATAGTcatttttacaaaataacaTCCATACAGTACCAAAGAGACAAATATTTATTCCTGATGTCTGTGCATAAGAATATAACAACAATCAAATGtgaacagaaacatacacacacaccacactcaTTCACACTCAGCTGCCAACAGCTGTAGTCTGCAGACGGCCTCGTCTCCAAGATGTTTTTCCAAGGCCAGCCTCTTTGTAAGCTGTGAAGATGAGAGGTAAACAACAACTGTCATTTATtcactgctgtaaaaaaaaataaccactGACAATAAGGTGAAGATCAAGAAACTGTGTTGTGTCATTCTTGTCTTGTAAAGGGAAGGATCAACATCTTCAAAAACACTGTGATAGTATGCATCCTTCTGTGTGCTGTGGCCTGCTAGCCGACTCAAGTCTTCAGCAGTCGGATCTTCTCTCCCGGCCCCAAGCAAGCACATTTCTGTTACTCTCTCCCTTCAATGCGAGGATGTTGGAGCGGGGAGGTGAGGACAAGCGCTGACACTTGGAAGTTCTGGAAATTGGCGAGCTATGGGGCTTTGACTCTTTACTGCCTTTCTGCTTTTGGGCAGGACCGATGCGGTCACAGTCCATCACCTTCTGCTGAATCCCTGGGGGCTTCCTTCTGCTGCTGGGAGATTGAAGAGGAGGACATGACTTCTTTACATGTGAGAAGGAACCGTTTACTTGTCTTTTAGGGGAGGGGACGTGTGGCTGGTCCTTCTCATGATCCCTGATGAATTTTGAGGACTTGTCTTTGCTGTTTGTATCATGCGTTAGCTCCGCCCCCCTCAGCTGAGCCTTGCTGTGTCGCCCAAGAGGACTGCTGCAGGGATGGCCAGGACTACGAGTGGCAGGGGTGGTTGAAGGCTGTTTGGTCCTATTAGCAAAGTTCTCACTGCTTTTGGTTACCAGTGAGGTAGAATCGAGCctgagggtgtgtgaggattTGGGGAGTCTGGTGCCAGTCCTGACAGGTGATCCTGCAGTTAGAGGGGCGTGATGACATGCACCAAGACCTGATGATACTTGAGGCATTTTCCTGTTGAAGGAAAAACATGAAGCTGTTTAGAAGTCATGTATCCCAttctaatcaaatcaaatattaatTAATGAGAAATATGTTCATTTTGGTGGTTTAGCTAATTTTGTTGAGACCGGGTTTAAGCAGCAGGTCTTCCCAAACATGACTGCAGCTTTTATCACtcagctgtgtgaaatacttgattttgaCTGATTGATCATGGCATCCCAAGGTCTGCTATCTCTCTGTACCGAACTGAAGAGCAGACTGTTGATATGGATGCTGCTCTGGAGGACTAGCTGTGATTATATCAATGTACAGAAAGAAGTCTTTCTAACTTGACATCAGTCTGTTTACTATGTAGGAAAAGAAGGGGAGGGAAAAGATCAAAGTCAGATGACACAAATGCAGGGCAACAAAGGAAGAATATCCAAAATAGAAGACAGCACATGTAGTAAAAACCTAACAGAACACAGGATACGACGATGTGATGCATCAGTGTTTAGGGACTTAGAAATGGAGAAGAAAATCTCAGACTCTGACAGGGGTGAGACAGAATGACTTATTTAGGTGCTGCGCTGCTCATGCTGCTCTGCTCACTTTGTTTCACTTCACCATCAGTGGTAATGTGCAGTTTAATGTGAGTAATAACAGCTAGCCTTGATCATTTTACAAAGGCTACAGAGTCAACTGTTACTATGGATGCAGCAAACACTGCGAGTCGGACAGACCATTTTTTAATTGGAGATGATTATTTCTTCATCTATGTGGCTTTATTAGATAGAACATctgaagacaggaaatgtggcgtgcagagagtggggaaagacaaATGAAAATGCAGCAAATAGTCGTGGTTAGGACTCAAACCAGACCGGATGTTGCAACGAGGTCTATAGACTCTGTACATAGGGTGCGTGTTTAAACAACTAGGCCAGAGGTGCCCAacaggggatttttttttttaacctgctgTATGCAAATAGGTAATAACACTGCTTTGCGAGTCTGATACTCACTTCCACAGGTGTGTGCTGACATGGTGCTCCAACATAGCACTGAGGGCAAACTGCACGTGGTGCCATCGCCTGTCGAAAGTGAAGATGCTGCAACCCAAAGTGCGGCATCCAAAAGTGCAAAGCTACAGAAGACAAATGGTTTCAGAAACACAGGCACTCACATGTCCTCCCAAGAGGTGGGACTTTACATGTCTGAAAACAGGGAATTCATAGTCAAATGAGTGATCACTatcttttctattttcattgAAAAGAAAACTAACCTTGTGTCTCTCACTCAATTGGTACACCAAATTAATTAAAGttacttttacttttcttaTTGCActggtcgctggtttgactccaggGCACCATGACCTTTTGCTACATGTCCTCCATTCGCTACCCCCTCTCTTCCAGTCTCTCTACAGTTTTCCTATCTAATAAAAAGCAAAACTGCCTGAAACAATGACATATAGTGACACACACATGTTTTTTACAGGTCCAAAGAGGACAGAAGAGACTAATCTCAATCTACAGGTTGCTGTGCTGCTGAACTTCTGTTCATTTCTACACTCACCCCTAGAGGTTTGGGATGCCAGGGTGTGGCAGGCAGGTCTGTGGCTTCCTCCTGATCGTCAGCTTCATCCTCATCACTTGAGGGCAGAGTTTGATTGAAGGGATAAGGAGGCTGCACCTCCACCTCCATTGTGCCGTCTCCTTCTTCCCCAGGGAAACTTTCTGATGGACCCCTGGACCAGTTAACAACACAAAAGCAGGAGTTAATGTGTGGAGAAAGACCCACATTAACATACAGCTGTTACCATCTAGATGATAATCTTCTACATTTGCATTCATACTATGTATTCTTCATATGATAAAAAAGTCCTCATATTACCACTTTCATTGTCCCTCATGAATCAAAATGgtgatgaaaatgttttataccTGAAAATGTGACAGCTGCTGTTGAGCTTGTATTTACTGCCCtgagttgttttttctttcaaatgttgCGGTTTGTCCTTTGTTTTCACAGAGAGCTGCTCCATACTTTGTCCTGCAGAGGAAGCTCTTGGATTCTCTGATGTTTTCTTCTGCAGTGGATAGAATCGGTCTGCATCAAAAAATGGCAAAGGGAAAAAACAGATGCATTACATCCAATCTAAAACACATACTTTCTTAAAACTCATAACTCTGCCAGTAGTAAACCAAA from Notolabrus celidotus isolate fNotCel1 chromosome 11, fNotCel1.pri, whole genome shotgun sequence harbors:
- the amigo1 gene encoding amphoterin-induced protein 1: MLQPSTRAGDNLLEAIPHWSKLQRWALAFSLCMALLWLPGTAGSPLGYQKTCICASNIVSCSKMNLSSVPTGLPLYMAVLDVSYNNIQLLRSEWTPNSLPKLHNLLLSHNGLHFLSSEAFVYVKFLRYLDLSSNNLTLLDEFIFEPLVNLEVLLLYNNHISQIDRSAFVTMINLQKLYLSQNQISRFPLELVKERSRLEKLSLLDVSSNKIKLLPVDEFQVLPAWIKNGLYFHDNPLLCHCDLYTLLAHWYIRKFNSALDFKDNYTCILPGPQKITERVFDLSGESMNCSTFKENDVEAFLEQRLILYCDTKHRKMSKTWMMPGNVIVMSGSNQTAKVTKEGNLQINPVRVEDSGTYTCTAMSEALNETIYVVLKVHNITMHGNGETLNTAYTTLVGCLVSVVLVLVYLYMTPCRCFCCPNKGKNRGEDSIHSSMLSVTPTHEDPELKAELNRHVAFIDSKDLQSQNGKLNPNGEEDDDDGDDMDAEAGSLMKGKRKKSVAESISSVFSDTPMVA
- the atxn7l2b gene encoding LOW QUALITY PROTEIN: ataxin-7-like protein 2b (The sequence of the model RefSeq protein was modified relative to this genomic sequence to represent the inferred CDS: inserted 1 base in 1 codon), whose protein sequence is MAAVDRPNPNLDDFVGLNWSCWVDGVNIFPSDASSNNEDSSKHGXDQLETMTLMKEDMHIYGHCPAHDDIYLVVCSHCGQVVKPQAFEKHCERRHGLLTNMCGPPSDLASQPQPCPGHSTSDLSVSTKKQTDASACISKPFPVQRNRPTKDKESSSQVEKSPQETPPPLHLHSPSKPRPRVPPWHTGPLPPGHCPPSTSPPEKLSTQKPTAGQSSQTQSPLRGTRTYSQIYQNSHDRFYPLQKKTSENPRASSAGQSMEQLSVKTKDKPQHLKEKTTQGSKYKLNSSCHIFRGPSESFPGEEGDGTMEVEVQPPYPFNQTLPSSDEDEADDQEEATDLPATPWHPKPLGLCTFGCRTLGCSIFTFDRRWHHVQFALSAMLEHHVSTHLWKKMPQVSSGLGACHHAPLTAGSPVRTGTRLPKSSHTLRLDSTSLVTKSSENFANRTKQPSTTPATRSPGHPCSSPLGRHSKAQLRGAELTHDTNSKDKSSKFIRDHEKDQPHVPSPKRQVNGSFSHVKKSCPPLQSPSSRRKPPGIQQKVMDCDRIGPAQKQKGSKESKPHSSPISRTSKCQRLSSPPRSNILALKGESNRNVLAWGRERRSDC